The Desulfurispora thermophila DSM 16022 genome contains a region encoding:
- a CDS encoding nucleotidyltransferase domain-containing protein, with protein sequence MSGLPEHLTTEERQLLTRCKQAIQAIVPDARVILFGSRARGDARADSDYDLLVLTPQNLSFDLEQVIQNRLYDLELEYNVILNTIIIPLSFWLIPSNKAHPLYQAVNKEGVALQ encoded by the coding sequence ATGTCCGGCCTGCCCGAGCATCTAACCACCGAAGAACGCCAATTGCTCACCCGCTGCAAACAGGCCATACAGGCCATCGTGCCGGATGCCAGGGTTATCTTATTCGGCTCGCGGGCCAGGGGCGACGCCCGGGCCGATTCGGACTACGACCTGCTGGTGCTGACGCCTCAAAATCTATCTTTTGACTTGGAACAAGTAATTCAAAACCGTCTTTACGATTTGGAGTTAGAGTATAACGTTATTTTAAATACAATCATCATCCCTCTTTCCTTCTGGCTTATACCTTCAAACAAAGCGCACCCGCTTTACCAGGCCGTAAACAAAGAAGGGGTGGCTTTACAGTGA
- the ylxM gene encoding YlxM family DNA-binding protein: MEKHAWMNLLYDFYGQLLTEKQRRLMEMYYAGDLSLGEIAEQLRISRQAVHDVLRRCQRTLLRYEEKLGLVARYLQQREQLQQARRLLQETLTVNRQPELVEYLARLHRLLEDVQV; encoded by the coding sequence ATGGAAAAACACGCCTGGATGAACCTGCTCTATGATTTCTACGGCCAGCTGCTCACCGAAAAGCAGCGCCGGCTCATGGAAATGTACTACGCCGGCGATCTTTCCCTGGGTGAGATTGCCGAGCAGCTGCGCATCAGCCGTCAGGCGGTGCACGATGTGCTGCGCCGCTGCCAGCGCACTCTGCTGCGCTATGAGGAAAAGCTGGGCCTGGTCGCCCGCTATTTGCAGCAGCGGGAGCAACTGCAGCAGGCCCGTCGCCTGCTGCAGGAGACTCTGACAGTGAACCGCCAGCCCGAGCTGGTCGAGTATCTGGCCAGGCTGCACAGGTTGCTGGAAGATGTGCAGGTTTAA
- the ffh gene encoding signal recognition particle protein: protein MVFSGLAEKLQETFRKLKGKGRLSEADVDEALKEVRRALLDADVNFKVVKDFQKKVKERAIGQDILTSLTPGQQVIKIVHEELTALMGGTQAKINLAQKPPTVVMLVGLHGAGKTTTCAKLANYLRKQGRRPLLVACDVYRPAAIKQLQVLGKQLDIPVFTMGDQTSPVDIARAAREHALNYGNDVVILDTAGRLHIDEELMSELEAVKKAVQPHEVLLVVDAMTGQVAVEVAETFHSRLGLDGVILTKLDGDTRGGAALSVKAVTGCPVKFAGVGEKLDALEPFHPDRMADRILGMGDVLTLIEKAQASFDAEQVAKLNKKIRSQDFTLEDFLQQIQQVKKLGPLQQIIGMIPGLGNMKKLKELGDIDDKELVYVEAIINSMTPWERANPHQINGSRRRRIARGSGTSVQDVNRLLKQFEQTKKMMKQFVDMEKTLKKGGKLPRLPFMGPGGPPDMLR from the coding sequence ATGGTCTTTTCCGGCCTGGCCGAAAAACTGCAGGAAACCTTTCGCAAACTCAAGGGCAAAGGCCGTCTTTCCGAGGCCGATGTGGACGAGGCTCTGAAAGAGGTGCGCCGCGCCCTGCTGGACGCCGACGTCAACTTCAAGGTGGTCAAGGACTTCCAGAAAAAAGTCAAGGAGCGGGCCATTGGTCAGGACATCCTCACCAGCCTGACGCCGGGCCAGCAGGTGATCAAGATTGTGCACGAGGAGCTTACCGCTCTGATGGGCGGCACCCAGGCCAAAATCAACCTGGCCCAGAAGCCCCCCACCGTGGTCATGCTGGTGGGCCTGCACGGTGCCGGCAAAACCACCACCTGCGCCAAGCTGGCCAATTATTTGCGCAAGCAGGGCAGAAGGCCGCTTCTGGTGGCCTGCGACGTCTACCGCCCGGCCGCCATCAAGCAGCTGCAGGTGCTGGGCAAACAGCTGGACATCCCGGTGTTCACCATGGGTGACCAGACCAGCCCGGTGGATATCGCCCGGGCGGCCCGGGAGCACGCGTTAAATTACGGCAACGATGTGGTCATCCTGGACACCGCCGGCCGCCTGCACATCGACGAGGAGTTGATGAGCGAGCTGGAGGCCGTGAAAAAGGCCGTGCAGCCCCACGAAGTGCTGCTGGTGGTGGACGCCATGACCGGCCAGGTGGCTGTGGAGGTGGCCGAGACCTTCCACTCCCGCCTGGGCCTGGACGGGGTCATCCTCACCAAGCTGGACGGCGACACCCGGGGCGGGGCGGCGCTCTCGGTGAAGGCGGTCACGGGCTGCCCGGTGAAGTTCGCCGGGGTGGGGGAGAAGCTGGACGCCCTGGAGCCCTTTCACCCCGACCGCATGGCCGACCGCATCCTGGGCATGGGCGACGTTCTCACCCTGATTGAAAAGGCCCAGGCCAGCTTCGATGCCGAGCAGGTGGCCAAACTGAACAAGAAAATCCGCAGCCAGGATTTCACTCTGGAGGATTTCCTGCAGCAGATCCAGCAGGTGAAAAAGCTGGGGCCGCTGCAGCAGATCATCGGCATGATCCCCGGCCTGGGCAACATGAAAAAGCTCAAAGAGCTGGGCGACATCGACGATAAAGAGCTGGTCTATGTGGAGGCCATAATCAACTCCATGACGCCCTGGGAGCGGGCCAACCCGCACCAGATCAACGGCAGCCGGCGGCGGCGCATCGCCCGGGGCAGCGGCACCAGCGTGCAGGATGTCAACCGGCTCCTCAAGCAATTCGAGCAAACCAAAAAGATGATGAAGCAGTTTGTGGACATGGAAAAGACGCTGAAAAAAGGTGGCAAGCTGCCCAGGCTGCCCTTTATGGGGCCGGGCGGGCCGCCCGACATGCTGCGCTGA
- the rpsP gene encoding 30S ribosomal protein S16 — translation MAVKIRLRRMGAKKRPFYRVVVADSRSPRDGRFIEEIGYYDPLQNPAVIKIDEAKAQDWLKKGAQLTDATRALFNKAGLIGNGR, via the coding sequence ATGGCTGTAAAAATCAGACTGCGCCGCATGGGGGCCAAGAAAAGACCCTTTTACCGCGTGGTGGTGGCCGATTCCCGTTCGCCGCGTGACGGCCGGTTCATTGAGGAGATCGGCTACTACGATCCCCTGCAAAACCCGGCGGTGATCAAAATTGACGAAGCCAAAGCGCAGGACTGGCTGAAGAAAGGTGCCCAGCTCACCGATGCCACCCGGGCGCTGTTCAACAAAGCCGGCCTGATTGGCAATGGCAGGTAA
- a CDS encoding KH domain-containing protein, whose product MKELVEVLARALVDHPDKVTVSMVEKEKSYNIELRVAPDDMGKVIGKQGRIARAIRTVVKAAATRQKKKANVEIM is encoded by the coding sequence ATGAAAGAACTGGTGGAAGTTCTGGCCAGAGCTCTGGTGGATCATCCTGACAAGGTGACCGTCAGCATGGTGGAAAAGGAAAAATCCTACAACATTGAGCTGCGCGTGGCTCCGGATGATATGGGCAAGGTCATTGGCAAGCAGGGCCGCATTGCCCGGGCCATCCGCACGGTGGTGAAAGCCGCCGCCACCCGGCAGAAAAAGAAAGCCAATGTGGAAATAATGTAA
- a CDS encoding YlqD family protein, whose product MQLLNRITITRPVLIKTIVTEQYKQQAAAGLQQELAALDASLAAVKQRLQQLQAQEVTLARPGRPGQLQEPGWSTEKCGAAQPAGSGGSVPAAAPQAAAVSLQQLRRQMEENWRQMADKRNQLLEQLKALARLPLGAEVLQGRAESLVEVGPGDDLGAIMQVEIVVRDGIIEQIRQGENTCPSK is encoded by the coding sequence TTGCAACTACTGAATCGCATTACCATCACCCGGCCGGTGCTGATCAAAACCATTGTCACCGAGCAGTACAAGCAGCAGGCCGCGGCCGGGCTGCAGCAGGAACTGGCCGCCCTGGACGCCTCGCTGGCGGCCGTAAAACAACGCCTGCAACAGTTGCAGGCGCAGGAGGTGACCTTAGCCCGCCCGGGGCGACCGGGTCAGCTGCAGGAGCCCGGGTGGAGTACCGAAAAATGCGGGGCGGCACAGCCGGCCGGCAGTGGCGGGTCAGTGCCAGCTGCTGCGCCACAGGCGGCGGCCGTCTCCCTTCAGCAGCTGCGCCGGCAGATGGAGGAAAACTGGCGCCAGATGGCCGATAAACGCAACCAATTGCTGGAGCAATTAAAGGCGCTGGCCCGGTTGCCCCTGGGTGCCGAAGTGTTGCAGGGCCGGGCGGAAAGCCTGGTGGAGGTGGGGCCGGGCGATGACCTGGGCGCCATCATGCAGGTGGAAATAGTGGTGCGGGACGGCATCATTGAACAAATCCGGCAGGGGGAAAATACATGTCCGAGCAAATGA